In Tiliqua scincoides isolate rTilSci1 chromosome 1, rTilSci1.hap2, whole genome shotgun sequence, the following are encoded in one genomic region:
- the GNMT gene encoding glycine N-methyltransferase has translation MVDSIYRTRSLGVAAEGLPDQYADGRAARVWQLYIGDTRSRTAEYKSWLVTLLRGQRCRTVLDVACGTGVDSIMLVEEGFTVTSVDASDKMLKYALKERWNRRKEDAFDKWVIEEANWLTLPQDLQKPGEGFDAVICLGNSFAHLPDFKGDQGVHKQALKNIASMVRPGGILVVDHRNYDYILETGCAPPGKNIYYKSDLTKDITTSVLLVNNKPNMVTLDYTVQVPPEGNDGITELSQFRLSYYPHRLEPFTELLKNAFQGPCEHTVLGDFKAYKPGQQYSPCYFIHVVKKIG, from the exons ATGGTGGACAGCATCTACCGGACGCGCTCGCTGGGCGTCGCGGCCGAGGGCCTGCCGGACCAGTACGCGGACGGCCGGGCTGCGCGCGTCTGGCAGCTCTACATCGGCGACACGCGGAGCCGCACGGCCGAGTACAAGAGCTGGCTGGTGACGCTGCTGCGGGGCCAGCGCTGCCGCACGGTGCTTGACGTGGCCTGCGGCACCGG agTGGATTCCATCATGCTGGTTGAGGAAGGCTTCACAGTCACCAGTGTGGATGCCAGTGACAAGATGCTCAAATATGCCCTGAAGGAGCGATGGAATCGTCGAAAAGAGGACGCTTTTGATAAGTGGG TTATTGAGGAAGCCAACTGGCTCACCCTGCCACAGGATCTGCAGAAGCCTGGTGAGGGGTTTGATGCTGTCATCTGCTTAGGGAACTCCTTTGCACATCTCCCAGATTTTAAAG GTGACCAAGGCGTTCATAAACAAGCTCTTAAGAACATTGCCAGTATGGTGCGTCCAGGCGGCATCCTGGTCGTAGACCACCGTAATTATGACTATATCCTGGAAACAGGCTGCGCCCCTCCAGGAAAGAACATCTATTACAAG AGTGACTTAACCAAAGACATCACCACATCAGTGCTCCTTGTGAATAACAAACCAAATATGGTGACACTGGACTACACAGTACAGGTCCCACCTGAAGGGAATGATGGAATAACAGAACTGAG TCAGTTCCGTCTCTCATACTATCCTCATCGCTTGGAGCCTTTCACAGAGCTGCTGAAAAATGCCTTCCAAGGCCCATGTGAACACACTGTCCTGGGGGACTTCAAAGCTTACAAGCCTGGCCAGCAATACAGCCCATGCTACTTCATCCATGTAGTGAAGAAGATTGGTTGA